The Noviherbaspirillum saxi genome includes a window with the following:
- a CDS encoding glutathione S-transferase, with protein sequence MIIVHHLNNSRSQRILWLLEELGLEYEVKRYERDPKTMLAPDALRQVHPLGKSPVISDGDLTVAESGAIVEYLVDRYGAGRLAPGRGSEARLKYSYFLHYAEGSAMPPLLLKLVFDRIEKAPMPFFVKPIAKAIARRAKTTFIEPQIMRHLDYLESELVQRPWFSGEDFSAADIQMSFPLEAAAARGGLDARYPKLSAYLDRIHQRPAYRRALERGGEYALLS encoded by the coding sequence ATGATCATCGTCCATCACCTGAACAACTCGCGCTCCCAACGTATCCTGTGGCTATTGGAAGAACTCGGCCTCGAATATGAAGTAAAGCGTTACGAACGCGATCCGAAAACCATGCTGGCGCCGGATGCATTGCGCCAAGTGCATCCGCTTGGCAAGTCGCCGGTGATTTCGGATGGCGACCTGACTGTGGCGGAATCCGGCGCGATCGTCGAATATCTGGTCGATCGCTACGGCGCCGGCCGCCTTGCGCCGGGACGCGGCAGCGAGGCACGACTGAAATACAGTTATTTCCTGCACTATGCGGAAGGCTCCGCCATGCCGCCGCTCTTGCTCAAGCTGGTATTCGACCGGATCGAAAAAGCCCCGATGCCGTTTTTCGTCAAGCCGATCGCCAAGGCGATTGCGCGACGCGCAAAAACTACCTTTATCGAGCCGCAGATCATGCGGCATCTCGACTACCTGGAAAGCGAGCTCGTGCAGCGTCCCTGGTTCAGTGGCGAAGATTTCAGCGCCGCCGATATCCAGATGAGTTTCCCGCTCGAAGCAGCGGCAGCACGCGGAGGGCTCGATGCCCGCTATCCCAAGCTGTCTGCGTACCTCGATCGCATTCATCAACGACCGGCTTACCGCAGGGCATTGGAGCGCGGTGGCGAATATGCATTGCTGAGTTAG
- a CDS encoding primosomal protein N', whose translation MTVLYLNVALDTPLATCFDYRWNMEHERPLPGQLVLVPFSRREVVGVIIDVREHSDVPPDKLKDALAIRTQLAPLNPAWLDLCRFAADYYQRPLGEVMVPGIPKNLRSSKTVSLDRAMKKLAKTDFAHDPTSADAPVLNAAQREAAEAIGNAEGFAPILLYGVTGSGKTEVYLQAASDVLARAERSGTVAQVLILVPEINLTPQLEQNVRTRFPNVVVATLHSGLAEGERLSHWLAGHLGHARIILGTRLAILASLPHLKLIIIDEEHDPSYKQQEGLRYSARDLAVWRARQLAIPIVLGSATPALETWHHAQSGRYRKLELRERASPDAVLPKIRLIDMERDKPGQGLTSTLVSALKLRLACSEQSLLFLNRRGYAPVLACDACGWIGNCSRCTAFMVLHKPEHRMRCHHCSLEQRIPKSCPTCGNVDLQPLGRGTQRVEEGLQQVFPEARIMRIDADSTRLKGSAQQAFERVHQGEVDILIGTQMVAKGHDFRNLTLVGVLNPDTALFSHDYRASERLFAQLMQVAGRAGRAGRKEGGNASEVLIQTRYPQHPLFGAVMAHDYDRFAGELLEERSQAAVPPFMFQALLRAEARELQTALDFLQQAADCLQHPGITINDPIPMTMTRVANVDRAQLLIESPSRPVLQGFLKAWMAALRAMKPRVKWSLEVDPVDI comes from the coding sequence GTGACTGTTCTTTACCTCAATGTTGCCCTCGACACTCCGCTAGCCACCTGTTTTGATTATCGGTGGAACATGGAGCACGAACGACCGCTTCCCGGACAACTTGTGCTGGTCCCATTCTCTCGTCGCGAAGTTGTTGGGGTGATTATCGACGTGCGCGAACATAGCGACGTGCCGCCCGATAAATTGAAGGATGCGCTAGCAATACGCACCCAGTTGGCACCGCTCAATCCTGCATGGCTGGACCTTTGCCGGTTTGCCGCCGATTATTACCAGCGCCCTTTGGGCGAAGTGATGGTGCCAGGCATACCGAAAAACCTGCGCTCGTCCAAGACGGTTTCGCTCGACCGTGCAATGAAAAAGCTCGCCAAGACCGACTTCGCCCATGATCCGACGTCGGCCGATGCACCGGTGCTGAACGCCGCGCAGCGCGAAGCCGCCGAAGCGATCGGAAACGCCGAAGGCTTTGCACCGATTCTGCTTTATGGCGTCACCGGCAGCGGCAAGACCGAGGTTTACCTGCAAGCCGCATCCGACGTGCTTGCGCGCGCGGAACGTTCCGGAACGGTGGCCCAAGTACTGATTCTGGTGCCCGAAATCAATCTCACGCCTCAACTTGAACAGAATGTCCGCACGCGCTTCCCAAACGTGGTCGTCGCAACGCTGCACAGCGGCTTGGCCGAAGGCGAGCGGCTAAGCCATTGGTTGGCCGGCCATTTGGGGCATGCGCGCATCATTCTCGGCACCCGGCTGGCCATTCTGGCGTCGCTGCCACACCTGAAGCTGATCATCATCGACGAAGAGCACGATCCGTCGTACAAACAGCAGGAAGGCTTGCGCTATTCCGCACGCGATCTTGCAGTATGGCGTGCGCGTCAGCTGGCCATTCCCATCGTGCTCGGTTCCGCCACCCCCGCGCTGGAAACCTGGCATCACGCGCAGTCGGGCCGTTACCGCAAGCTGGAATTGCGCGAACGCGCATCGCCGGATGCGGTGTTGCCGAAAATCCGCCTGATCGATATGGAGCGCGACAAACCGGGACAAGGACTGACCTCGACCCTGGTCAGCGCATTGAAGCTGCGCCTGGCCTGCAGCGAGCAATCGCTGCTGTTTCTGAACCGCCGCGGCTACGCGCCGGTACTGGCCTGCGACGCGTGCGGCTGGATCGGCAACTGTTCCCGTTGTACCGCGTTCATGGTCTTGCACAAACCTGAACACCGGATGCGCTGCCACCATTGCAGTCTGGAACAGCGGATTCCCAAGTCCTGTCCGACTTGCGGCAACGTCGATCTGCAACCGCTGGGGCGGGGCACGCAACGGGTGGAAGAGGGCTTGCAACAGGTTTTTCCCGAAGCCCGCATCATGCGCATCGACGCCGATTCGACGCGGCTCAAAGGCAGTGCGCAGCAAGCGTTCGAGCGCGTGCATCAGGGCGAGGTCGATATCCTGATCGGCACCCAGATGGTCGCGAAGGGACATGATTTCCGCAACCTGACCCTGGTTGGCGTGCTCAATCCGGATACCGCCCTGTTCTCACACGATTACCGGGCCAGCGAGCGTCTGTTTGCGCAATTGATGCAGGTGGCCGGCCGGGCCGGCCGGGCAGGGCGCAAAGAAGGCGGCAATGCCAGCGAAGTCTTGATCCAGACCCGGTATCCGCAGCACCCGCTGTTCGGCGCGGTGATGGCGCATGACTATGACCGCTTTGCCGGCGAGTTGCTGGAAGAGCGCAGCCAGGCCGCAGTGCCGCCCTTCATGTTCCAGGCCTTGCTGCGGGCCGAGGCGCGCGAACTCCAGACCGCGCTCGATTTCCTGCAACAGGCGGCCGACTGTCTGCAACATCCCGGCATCACGATCAACGATCCCATTCCTATGACCATGACACGGGTCGCCAACGTTGACCGGGCGCAACTGCTGATCGAGTCGCCATCCCGCCCGGTGCTGCAAGGCTTTCTGAAAGCATGGATGGCCGCGCTGCGCGCAATGAAGCCCCGCGTCAAATGGTCGCTCGAAGTCGATCCCGTCGACATCTGA
- the hemE gene encoding uroporphyrinogen decarboxylase — protein sequence MPSTFAPLKNDTFLRALLRQPTDYTPLWLMRQAGRYLPEYCATRKRAGSFLGLAKNPDYATEVTLQPLDRYALDAAILFSDILTVPDAMGLGLYFAEGEGPKFERPLRDEKAVMALRTPEDGSLQYVFDAVTQIRTALNGRVPLIGFSGSPWTLACYMVEGGGSDDFRTVKTMLYNRPDLMHQILKVNAAAVAAYLNAQIDAGAQAVMLFDTWGGVLADGIYQQFSLNYMREVMQQLKREKDGVKIPAIVFTKGGGLWLEQIADIGTDAVGLDWTVNLGQARARVGQKVALQGNLDPNVLFAGADQIRTQVHTLLTSYGAPTDGHGHVFNLGHGISQFTPPESVSVLVDAVHEFSRGQRSTR from the coding sequence ATGCCATCCACATTCGCTCCCCTCAAAAACGATACCTTCCTGCGCGCATTGCTGCGCCAGCCTACTGATTACACGCCGCTATGGCTCATGCGCCAGGCCGGGCGCTATCTGCCCGAATATTGCGCGACCCGCAAACGCGCCGGCTCCTTCCTCGGCCTGGCAAAAAACCCGGATTACGCGACCGAGGTCACCTTGCAGCCGCTCGACCGTTATGCGCTCGACGCCGCCATCCTGTTCTCGGACATCTTGACCGTACCGGACGCCATGGGTCTGGGGCTGTATTTCGCAGAAGGCGAAGGACCGAAATTCGAACGGCCGTTACGCGACGAAAAAGCCGTGATGGCGCTGCGTACGCCGGAAGACGGCTCGCTGCAATACGTATTCGATGCCGTGACCCAGATCCGTACCGCGCTCAACGGCCGCGTGCCGCTGATCGGCTTTTCCGGCAGTCCCTGGACCCTGGCTTGCTATATGGTCGAGGGCGGTGGCTCGGACGATTTCCGGACCGTCAAAACGATGCTGTATAACCGTCCAGACCTGATGCACCAGATCCTGAAGGTCAATGCCGCCGCGGTTGCTGCTTACCTGAATGCACAAATCGATGCCGGCGCGCAAGCGGTAATGTTGTTCGATACCTGGGGCGGCGTGCTGGCCGACGGCATCTACCAGCAGTTTTCACTGAATTACATGCGCGAAGTGATGCAGCAACTCAAGCGGGAAAAGGATGGCGTAAAAATCCCGGCGATCGTATTCACCAAGGGTGGCGGACTCTGGCTCGAGCAAATTGCCGACATCGGTACCGATGCGGTTGGCCTGGACTGGACCGTGAATCTTGGCCAGGCGCGCGCCCGCGTCGGACAGAAGGTGGCGCTGCAAGGCAATCTCGATCCCAACGTCTTGTTCGCCGGCGCCGATCAGATCCGTACCCAAGTGCACACTCTGCTTACTTCCTATGGCGCGCCGACGGATGGTCATGGCCATGTCTTCAACCTTGGCCATGGAATTTCCCAATTCACGCCGCCGGAATCGGTATCGGTGTTGGTCGATGCGGTCCATGAGTTCAGCCGAGGGCAACGTAGTACGCGCTAA
- a CDS encoding SGNH/GDSL hydrolase family protein, with protein MRHYLPELLAFTILPFLIVQGRRTRRRTPRLPEAGGPVQGIAGAERDGAPLSLLAIGESPVAGVGVGTHEDAITGQLASALSRRLARPVHWHACGKNGATVAQGLEQLVPTIPAAKVDLVLVAFGVNDTTAFHSPTRWRADLRKLLIAIEARCSPALTIVSGVPQMAHFPALPQPLRHVMGIKASTLDTVARALVATRPHTLHVPLELNVRDRSLMASDGYHPSAAGCTAWAALLAERIADHRI; from the coding sequence ATGCGCCACTATCTGCCCGAACTGTTAGCCTTTACCATCCTGCCGTTTTTGATTGTGCAAGGCCGGCGTACCCGCCGCCGCACGCCCCGTCTGCCCGAAGCGGGGGGGCCGGTCCAGGGCATCGCCGGTGCAGAACGGGATGGGGCTCCGCTGTCGCTGCTCGCCATTGGCGAGTCTCCGGTGGCCGGGGTCGGCGTCGGTACGCATGAAGATGCGATCACCGGTCAGTTGGCAAGCGCATTGTCTCGCCGCCTGGCGCGTCCTGTGCACTGGCATGCCTGCGGAAAGAATGGCGCGACCGTTGCACAAGGGCTGGAACAACTTGTACCCACCATTCCTGCGGCCAAAGTCGATCTGGTCCTGGTCGCGTTTGGAGTCAACGACACCACGGCGTTCCACTCGCCCACCCGTTGGCGCGCCGACTTGCGCAAACTGCTGATAGCTATCGAAGCGCGCTGTTCCCCGGCCCTCACCATTGTCTCCGGCGTACCGCAGATGGCCCATTTTCCCGCTTTGCCACAACCGTTGCGCCATGTGATGGGAATCAAGGCAAGTACGCTGGATACTGTTGCCCGCGCATTGGTCGCCACCCGGCCGCACACGCTGCATGTGCCGCTGGAACTGAACGTGCGCGACCGCAGCTTGATGGCCTCGGACGGCTATCATCCTTCGGCCGCAGGCTGTACCGCCTGGGCCGCGCTGCTGGCCGAGCGCATCGCCGACCACCGTATATAA
- a CDS encoding PPK2 family polyphosphate kinase has translation MSTAQQFRKSKKLKIEDKAAAATPLGSGDKQADKVRVDELAQRIAELQDILYAARNPKLLVILQGMDTSGKDGTVKGVFGRIDPLGIRTVAFKAPTLAEKEHDYLWRIHQQVPGQGELVIFNRSHYEDVLVTRVHDWIDADECRRRCAQIRDFERMLAETGTTILKFFLHISKNEQRERLQARVDDPDKHWKFDPKDLEERVYWDSYQEAYQQAIEATDADHAPWYLIPADSKTHRNLAIASVVVETLEALKLSYPPPNPKLTGLKIA, from the coding sequence ATGAGTACAGCCCAACAGTTCCGCAAATCAAAGAAGCTGAAAATCGAAGACAAGGCAGCGGCCGCGACACCGCTCGGGTCAGGCGACAAGCAGGCCGACAAGGTCCGGGTCGACGAACTCGCGCAGCGCATCGCCGAGCTGCAGGATATCCTTTACGCCGCGCGCAACCCCAAGTTGCTGGTGATCCTGCAAGGCATGGATACATCCGGCAAGGATGGCACCGTCAAGGGCGTGTTCGGCCGCATCGATCCGCTCGGTATCCGCACCGTCGCCTTCAAGGCGCCGACGCTGGCGGAAAAGGAACATGATTACCTGTGGCGGATTCATCAACAGGTGCCCGGCCAGGGCGAGCTGGTCATCTTCAACCGCAGCCATTACGAAGATGTGCTGGTAACCCGCGTGCATGACTGGATCGATGCGGACGAATGCAGGCGGCGCTGTGCGCAGATCCGGGATTTCGAACGCATGCTTGCCGAAACCGGCACGACGATTCTGAAATTCTTCCTCCATATCTCGAAGAATGAACAACGCGAGCGGTTGCAGGCCCGCGTCGACGATCCCGACAAGCACTGGAAGTTCGACCCGAAAGACCTGGAAGAACGCGTCTATTGGGACAGTTATCAGGAGGCGTATCAGCAAGCGATTGAAGCGACCGACGCCGACCATGCGCCTTGGTACCTGATTCCAGCCGACTCCAAAACGCACCGCAACCTTGCGATCGCGTCGGTCGTGGTCGAGACCCTGGAAGCGCTCAAGCTTTCCTATCCGCCGCCCAATCCCAAGCTGACCGGTCTGAAGATCGCCTGA
- a CDS encoding CoA-binding protein: MDDEQALIRQRLADATTIAIVGLSAHPERPSHGVARYLQRQGYRVIPVNPAYAGSDILGEVCYHSLDEAAAALKSGHKSIDIVDLFRKSAEVGAAIDDAIAIGAPCVWLQLGIHHAAAIERAKGAGMLVVTDKCIKIEHMQLFS, from the coding sequence ATGGACGATGAACAAGCCCTGATACGCCAACGTCTGGCCGATGCAACGACGATTGCCATCGTCGGACTATCCGCCCATCCCGAGCGTCCCAGCCATGGCGTTGCCCGTTACCTGCAGCGGCAAGGATATCGCGTCATCCCGGTGAATCCCGCCTATGCCGGCTCGGACATTCTAGGCGAGGTCTGCTACCACAGCTTGGACGAGGCGGCCGCCGCCCTCAAGTCCGGGCACAAATCGATTGATATCGTCGATCTTTTCCGCAAGTCGGCCGAAGTCGGCGCGGCGATCGATGACGCGATTGCGATCGGCGCCCCCTGTGTCTGGTTGCAGCTTGGCATACACCACGCCGCGGCAATCGAGCGCGCCAAAGGTGCAGGCATGCTCGTGGTCACCGACAAATGCATCAAGATCGAACACATGCAGCTGTTTTCATAA
- a CDS encoding F0F1 ATP synthase subunit epsilon gives MANTIHVDVVSAEEEIFSGPAEFVALPGEAGELGIYPMHTPLITRIRPGAVRIKVPGQAEDEFVFVAGGILEVQPNGVTVLADTAIRGADLDEAKAAEAKKLAEEALTNKDSSIDYAKAQAELAAAVAQLAAIQKLRQKR, from the coding sequence ATGGCAAACACTATTCACGTAGACGTCGTCTCGGCCGAAGAAGAAATCTTCTCCGGTCCGGCTGAATTCGTCGCGTTGCCGGGAGAAGCGGGCGAATTGGGTATCTACCCGATGCACACGCCGCTGATCACGCGCATCAGGCCGGGTGCGGTGCGCATCAAGGTGCCGGGCCAGGCGGAAGATGAATTTGTCTTCGTCGCGGGCGGCATTCTCGAAGTGCAGCCGAACGGCGTCACCGTGCTGGCCGATACCGCGATTCGCGGTGCCGACCTGGACGAGGCGAAGGCGGCCGAGGCGAAGAAGCTGGCGGAAGAAGCGTTGACGAACAAGGATTCATCGATCGATTATGCGAAGGCACAGGCTGAACTGGCTGCTGCGGTCGCACAATTGGCAGCAATTCAAAAGCTGCGTCAAAAACGTTAA
- the atpD gene encoding F0F1 ATP synthase subunit beta, producing MAEGKIVQCIGAVVDVEFPRNAMPKVYDALKMAGSELTLEVQQQLGDGIVRTIALGSSDGLRRGMTIQNTGAPIMVPVGPATLGRIMDVLGNPIDERGPVSSERTASIHRKAPAYDELAPSQELLETGIKVIDLVCPFAKGGKVGLFGGAGVGKTVNMMELINNIAKAHSGLSVFAGVGERTREGNDFYHEMADSKVVDLDNLANSKVAMVYGQMNEPPGNRLRVALTGLTIAESFRDEGRDVLFFVDNIYRYTLAGTEVSALLGRMPSAVGYQPTLAEEMGRLQERITSTKTGSITSIQAVYVPADDLTDPSPATTFAHLDSTVVLSRDIAALGIYPAVDPLDSTSRQLDPNVVGQEHYETARAVQGTLQRYKELRDIIAILGMDELAPEDKLVVARARKMQRFLSQPFHVAEVFTGSPGKYVSLKDTIKGFKMIASGELDHLPEQAFYMVGTIEEAIEKAKKIQ from the coding sequence ATGGCTGAAGGCAAAATCGTTCAGTGTATCGGCGCCGTTGTTGACGTGGAATTTCCGCGCAACGCCATGCCCAAGGTGTATGACGCCTTGAAAATGGCAGGTTCCGAGCTGACTCTCGAAGTGCAGCAGCAGCTTGGCGACGGCATCGTCCGTACCATTGCGCTGGGCTCTTCCGACGGTCTGCGTCGCGGCATGACCATACAGAACACCGGCGCCCCGATCATGGTACCGGTCGGTCCCGCTACCCTGGGCCGCATCATGGACGTGCTGGGCAATCCTATCGACGAGCGTGGTCCGGTATCTTCCGAGCGCACCGCATCGATTCACCGCAAGGCACCTGCATACGATGAACTGGCGCCGTCGCAGGAACTGCTGGAAACAGGCATCAAGGTTATTGACCTGGTCTGCCCGTTCGCCAAGGGCGGTAAGGTCGGTCTGTTCGGCGGTGCAGGTGTGGGCAAGACCGTGAACATGATGGAACTGATCAACAACATCGCGAAGGCGCACTCGGGTCTGTCCGTGTTTGCCGGCGTGGGCGAACGTACTCGTGAAGGTAACGACTTCTATCACGAAATGGCGGACTCCAAGGTCGTCGACCTCGACAACCTGGCGAACTCCAAGGTCGCGATGGTGTACGGTCAGATGAACGAACCGCCGGGCAACCGTCTGCGCGTCGCGCTGACCGGTCTGACCATTGCGGAATCCTTCCGTGACGAAGGCCGTGACGTGTTGTTCTTCGTCGATAACATCTACCGTTACACTCTGGCCGGTACCGAAGTGTCCGCGCTGCTGGGCCGTATGCCGTCCGCGGTGGGTTACCAGCCGACGCTGGCCGAAGAAATGGGCCGCCTGCAAGAGCGTATTACCTCGACCAAGACCGGTTCGATCACTTCGATCCAGGCCGTGTACGTCCCTGCGGATGACTTGACCGACCCGTCGCCGGCGACCACGTTCGCGCACTTGGACTCCACCGTCGTTCTGTCGCGTGACATCGCTGCGCTGGGTATCTATCCCGCGGTTGACCCGCTCGATTCGACTTCGCGTCAGCTGGACCCGAACGTCGTCGGTCAGGAACACTACGAGACCGCACGCGCCGTTCAGGGCACGCTGCAGCGCTACAAGGAATTGCGCGACATTATCGCGATTCTGGGCATGGACGAACTGGCACCGGAAGACAAGTTGGTCGTGGCACGCGCTCGTAAGATGCAGCGTTTCCTGTCCCAGCCGTTCCACGTCGCTGAAGTGTTTACCGGCTCGCCAGGCAAGTACGTTTCGCTGAAAGACACGATCAAGGGCTTCAAGATGATCGCTTCCGGCGAACTCGATCACCTGCCGGAACAAGCGTTCTACATGGTCGGCACGATCGAAGAAGCAATCGAAAAAGCCAAGAAGATCCAGTAA
- the atpG gene encoding F0F1 ATP synthase subunit gamma, whose translation MAAGKEIRGKIKSVENTKKITKAMEMVAASKMRKAQERMRSARPYSDKIRNIAAHLSQANPEYTHPFLVKQDTAKTVGIIVVTTDKGLCGGMNTNVLRLLTNKVRELEGQGKKVEAVAIGNKGFGFLNRIGAKVVSHAVQLGDTPHLEKLIGPVKVLLDAYQEGKLDAVYVCYTKFINTMRQEPMMDQLLPLSSERMEVDKSSHAWDYIYEPDAQTVIDELLVRYVEALIYQAVAENMASEQSARMVAMKSASDNAGNVIGELKLVYNKTRQAAITKELSEIVAGAAAV comes from the coding sequence ATGGCTGCAGGTAAAGAGATACGCGGCAAGATCAAGAGCGTAGAAAATACGAAGAAGATCACCAAGGCGATGGAAATGGTCGCCGCATCCAAAATGCGCAAGGCGCAGGAGCGGATGCGGTCGGCCCGTCCCTACAGTGACAAGATTCGTAATATCGCCGCTCACTTGTCGCAGGCCAACCCCGAGTACACACATCCGTTCCTGGTCAAGCAGGACACGGCAAAGACGGTGGGCATCATCGTCGTCACGACCGACAAGGGTCTGTGCGGCGGTATGAACACCAACGTGCTGCGTCTGTTGACCAACAAGGTGCGTGAACTCGAAGGTCAGGGCAAGAAAGTTGAAGCAGTTGCGATCGGTAACAAGGGCTTCGGCTTCCTCAACCGCATCGGCGCCAAGGTCGTGTCACATGCAGTCCAGCTCGGCGACACGCCGCACCTGGAAAAGCTGATTGGCCCGGTCAAGGTGCTGCTGGATGCGTACCAGGAAGGCAAGCTCGACGCGGTTTACGTTTGCTATACCAAGTTCATCAACACGATGCGCCAGGAGCCGATGATGGATCAGCTCTTGCCATTGTCGTCCGAGCGGATGGAAGTGGATAAGTCGTCCCATGCATGGGATTACATCTACGAACCGGACGCGCAGACCGTTATCGATGAATTGCTGGTGCGCTACGTCGAAGCGCTGATCTACCAGGCTGTTGCCGAGAACATGGCGTCCGAGCAATCGGCGCGCATGGTCGCGATGAAATCCGCTTCGGACAACGCAGGTAACGTGATTGGCGAACTGAAGCTGGTCTACAACAAGACCCGTCAAGCTGCGATTACCAAGGAACTGTCCGAGATCGTCGCCGGTGCGGCTGCGGTTTAA